The following are encoded together in the Onychostoma macrolepis isolate SWU-2019 chromosome 03, ASM1243209v1, whole genome shotgun sequence genome:
- the LOC131536522 gene encoding zinc finger protein 501-like: MFSEAPHNNHTFSSKCWNIPISLQVKTSIRASGRAEFIKEDREKMRDPEPCRIKHTEDTEQQTELIEENEENEELNEVEGINHFRTGEIPSSCSQTQKDLKKRRAKKSFTCTQCGKRLTSKHHLEFHMRVHTGEKPYKCSHCDKRFNHSGALKTHERIHTGEKPFTCDQCGKSFTQKGDLTTHMRVHTGEKPFTCDQCGKSFTHSSHLKDHMNIHTGEKLYTCDQCGKTFLRASVLKKHLKVHTKEKPHSCHLCGKSFSHLQSLKEHLKIHTGVREYMCFVCEKTFSSVKCLKLHQMIHTGEKPYKCSHCDKRFIHSGALKTHEMIHTGEKPYKCSHCDKRLIHSGALKTHEMIHTGEKPYKCSHCDKRFSRSSTLKIHERIHTGEKPYHCTACGKCFNNSSALHRHIKNNHSK, translated from the exons AtgttcagtgaagctcctcacAACAATCACACATTCAGCAgtaaatgctggaatattcccatcagtttacaagtgaagacgagcatcagagcatcaggaagagctgagtttattaaagaggacagagagaagatgagagatccagaaccctgcagaatcaaacacactgaagatactgaacaacaaacag agtTGATTGAAGAAAATGAGGAGAATGAAGAATTGAATGAAGTTGAGGGAATAAATCACTTCAGAACTGGAGAAATACCTTCGAGTTGCTCTCAAACTcagaaagatttaaagaaaagaagagccaagaaatctttcacctgcactcagtgtggaaagagattGACAAGCAAACATCATCTTGAgtttcacatgagagttcatactggagagaaaccttacaagtgttcacactgcgacAAGAGATTCAATCATTCAGGAgccctgaaaacacatgagaggattcacactggagagaaaccgtttacatgtgatcagtgcgggaagagtttcacacaaaaaGGAGACCTTACAACacacatgagagttcatactggagagaaaccattcacttgtgatcagtgcgggaagagtttcacacactCATCACATCTTAAAgatcacatgaacatccacactggagagaaattgtacacatgtgatcaatgcgggaaaacatttttgagagcTTCAGTCCTGAAGAAACACCTTAAAGTTCACacaaaggagaagccacattcatgtcatttgtgtggaaagagtttttcacatcTACAAAGTTTGAAAGAACATCTGAAaatacacactggtgtgagagagtacatgtgctttgtGTGTGAAAAGACTTTTTCTTCAGTGAAGTGTTTAAAACTGCACCAgatgatccacactggagagaaaccttacaagtgttcacactgtgacaagagattcattcaCTCAGGAgctctgaaaacacatgagatgattcacactggagagaaaccttacaagtgttcacactgtgacaagagattaaTTCACTCAGGAgctctgaaaacacatgagatgattcacactggagagaaaccttacaagtgttcacactgtgacaagagattcagtcggtcATCAACTCTGAAAatacatgagaggatccacactggagagaaaccgtatcactgcactgcatgtggGAAGTGTTTCAATAATTCTTCTGCTCTACACAGACATATAAAAAACAATCACAGTAAGTAG